One genomic segment of Roseivirga misakiensis includes these proteins:
- a CDS encoding alpha/beta hydrolase, with translation MKKFLKILAVIIVVIVLAFYFLVIPKTVSMVTDYDRHTFDYVISDSINLANYAIGDARGPADYGFPDFEEIDFETLYDGLNLNGWYIPASKPEISKTLIISHGRTSNRLKAMKYLEIVKDKGLDSLYNVFIPDLRNSGKSDEAKTGMGYEFAEDITASMKMLKDSYQQNEFVLWGFSMGAMASATAINRPDLVELQEKEGIQVSKLILASPLSNIRETARLAGADMGIPYFIFKESWKGFDKVIDGWSENMKFSYLLSNNKVPALVLYGDGDATTPAPILEAEIDGLMHVYPILFKGADHVQIYTQPEFKNRYADRVDGFLRMD, from the coding sequence ATGAAGAAATTCCTTAAAATTCTCGCAGTCATCATTGTGGTGATTGTATTGGCCTTTTATTTCCTAGTGATCCCTAAAACCGTCAGTATGGTTACCGATTATGACCGCCATACTTTTGACTATGTGATCTCTGATTCGATCAATTTGGCCAATTATGCCATCGGTGATGCGCGTGGCCCAGCCGATTACGGCTTTCCTGATTTTGAGGAAATTGATTTCGAAACACTATATGATGGCCTCAATTTGAATGGCTGGTATATTCCAGCTTCGAAGCCCGAAATCTCGAAAACGCTTATCATCAGTCACGGCAGAACTTCCAATAGACTCAAGGCGATGAAATACCTAGAAATTGTCAAAGACAAAGGGCTCGACTCACTTTACAATGTCTTTATCCCAGATTTGAGGAATTCTGGTAAATCCGATGAAGCGAAAACAGGGATGGGTTATGAGTTTGCGGAAGATATTACCGCGAGCATGAAAATGCTCAAAGACTCTTACCAGCAAAATGAGTTTGTCTTGTGGGGCTTTTCAATGGGTGCTATGGCGAGTGCTACTGCTATTAATAGACCAGATTTAGTCGAACTCCAAGAAAAAGAAGGTATCCAAGTTTCGAAACTTATTTTGGCCAGTCCATTGAGTAATATTCGAGAAACTGCGCGTTTGGCCGGTGCTGACATGGGTATCCCATACTTTATCTTTAAAGAGTCGTGGAAAGGATTTGATAAAGTTATCGATGGCTGGAGTGAAAATATGAAGTTTTCATACCTGTTGTCCAACAATAAAGTACCTGCTTTAGTGCTTTATGGAGATGGCGATGCCACAACACCAGCACCAATTTTGGAAGCAGAAATTGATGGTCTTATGCATGTGTATCCAATCTTATTTAAAGGGGCTGATCATGTCCAAATTTATACACAACCTGAATTCAAAAACCGCTATGCCGATCGTGTAGATGGTTTTTTGAGAATGGATTAA
- a CDS encoding aspartate carbamoyltransferase catalytic subunit yields MEQLSTKHLLGIKNLTPEDIQLIFQTADEFKDVINRPIKKVPSLRDITIANVFFENSTRTKLSFELAEKRLSADIVNFSSSNSSVKKGETLLDTVNNILSMKVDMVVMRHASPGAPHFLSKHIDANIVNAGDGTHEHPTQALLDTYSIRERLGDVAGKKVAIIGDILHSRVALSNIFALQKLGAEVMVCGPNTLLPKYISSLGVKVELDVKKALQWCDVANILRIQLERQHIKYFPSLREYSLYYGVNKALLDSLDKEIVVMHPGPINRGVELNSDVADSENAIILDQVENGVAVRMAVLYLLASVSK; encoded by the coding sequence ATGGAGCAGTTGAGTACGAAGCATCTTCTCGGCATAAAGAACCTAACACCAGAGGATATTCAGCTTATTTTCCAAACTGCAGATGAGTTTAAGGATGTAATTAATCGCCCGATTAAGAAAGTACCATCACTTAGAGACATCACTATAGCCAATGTCTTCTTTGAAAATTCAACCAGAACGAAATTAAGCTTTGAACTCGCTGAGAAAAGGCTTTCGGCCGATATCGTAAATTTCTCTAGTAGCAACAGTTCAGTTAAAAAAGGAGAAACCCTTCTAGATACTGTCAACAATATCTTATCAATGAAGGTGGACATGGTAGTGATGCGACACGCAAGCCCTGGCGCACCTCATTTCCTCTCAAAGCATATCGATGCCAACATTGTTAACGCAGGTGACGGTACACACGAACACCCGACACAAGCGCTTCTAGATACTTACTCGATCCGTGAAAGACTAGGCGATGTGGCAGGAAAAAAAGTAGCAATAATCGGAGACATTCTTCACTCAAGAGTGGCACTGAGTAATATTTTTGCCCTCCAAAAGTTGGGCGCAGAAGTAATGGTTTGTGGTCCAAACACCTTGCTGCCAAAATATATCAGTTCCTTGGGAGTAAAAGTAGAATTGGACGTCAAAAAAGCATTGCAGTGGTGTGACGTGGCGAATATCCTGCGCATTCAATTAGAGCGCCAGCATATAAAATATTTCCCATCGCTCAGAGAATACTCTCTCTATTATGGTGTCAACAAAGCTTTGCTCGATTCTTTAGATAAAGAGATCGTTGTTATGCACCCCGGCCCGATCAATAGGGGTGTAGAATTAAACAGTGATGTGGCAGATTCAGAAAATGCGATTATCTTAGATCAGGTAGAAAATGGTGTGGCAGTGCGAATGGCCGTACTTTATCTATTGGCTTCGGTATCTAAATAA
- the pyrR gene encoding bifunctional pyr operon transcriptional regulator/uracil phosphoribosyltransferase PyrR → MQNRLLLGHPQLAITIGRLCQQLIENHQNFGNTVLLGLQPRGIFLAERVKERLESFTGTDINLGYLDATFFRDDFRRRDSPVRANATKIDFLIEGKKVILIDDVFYTGRSVKAALDAMTAFGRPEKVELLALVVRNYAKHVPIFPDYIGKKVNTLDNQKVLVEWKNEGEKVDEDNVWLINKEG, encoded by the coding sequence ATGCAAAACAGGCTTTTACTAGGTCATCCACAGTTAGCCATCACCATCGGCCGCCTCTGTCAGCAACTGATAGAAAACCATCAGAATTTTGGGAATACCGTTCTTTTAGGCCTCCAGCCAAGAGGAATCTTTCTTGCTGAAAGGGTAAAGGAGCGACTAGAATCATTTACCGGAACAGACATCAATTTAGGCTACTTAGACGCCACTTTTTTCAGAGATGATTTCAGAAGAAGAGACAGTCCAGTTCGTGCAAATGCGACCAAGATAGATTTCTTAATAGAAGGAAAGAAAGTCATACTGATTGATGATGTTTTTTACACTGGCCGATCTGTTAAAGCTGCACTGGATGCCATGACTGCTTTTGGCAGACCAGAAAAAGTTGAGTTGTTGGCACTAGTCGTCAGAAATTACGCTAAACATGTTCCAATTTTCCCAGACTATATTGGTAAGAAAGTAAATACACTGGATAACCAGAAAGTATTGGTGGAGTGGAAAAATGAGGGCGAAAAGGTGGATGAAGACAATGTTTGGCTAATAAATAAGGAAGGATAA
- a CDS encoding EVE domain-containing protein, translated as MNYWLIKSEPNTYSWDDLVKLGKDHWDGVRNYQARNNIKAMKPGDLALFYHSVNEKSIVGIAECVSDFYQDPTTEDDRWVVVDFVPKNKLKNPVTLEQVKSDARLSDMVLVNNSRLSVQPVKKEEFDIILAISES; from the coding sequence ATGAACTACTGGCTAATAAAATCAGAACCAAATACCTATTCGTGGGATGATTTGGTAAAACTTGGTAAAGACCATTGGGATGGCGTCAGAAATTATCAAGCCAGAAATAACATAAAGGCCATGAAACCAGGTGACTTAGCCCTCTTTTATCACAGCGTGAACGAGAAGTCAATTGTTGGGATTGCCGAATGTGTTAGCGACTTTTATCAAGATCCAACTACGGAAGACGATCGGTGGGTGGTGGTGGACTTTGTACCTAAAAACAAGCTTAAAAACCCGGTTACACTTGAACAAGTCAAATCAGATGCCCGTTTATCAGATATGGTATTGGTCAACAATTCTAGGTTATCGGTTCAACCTGTGAAGAAAGAAGAATTCGACATCATATTAGCCATTTCAGAGTCATGA
- the polX gene encoding DNA polymerase/3'-5' exonuclease PolX — protein sequence MDNATILKQLKLQAALMELHDENSFKIRGYQNAVFNLDKSDIELATLNLQELEQLDGVGKGIAATIFQISTTGVSEALSEYLASTPEGIVELLDIKGIGPKKIKVLWRELGIESGHELKEAANAGLVAKLKGFGDKTQQVIIDALAFKEANANKLHYANAEALLEEVVEKLSAITDIKEVKPIGGLRRNLEVIDRLEILISGDDFDDMETAISDLPEFKQDLKASGPITWRGTYKEHLVPCEFTFTDPSTFIKDLFLRSASDQHLGTAIVDKQTLRDIVNSGNFDTEQAIYAAAGMDYVLPELREGTFEIEAAKKGNLPKLVEMTDLKGILHNHSTYSDGKHSLEQMATYCKELGYEYLGICDHSKSAFYANGLNENRIIEQHAEIDRLNEQLAPFKILKGIESDILYDGQLDYEDEVLASFDFIVASVHSVLKMNKQKATQRLLTAIENPYTTVLGHPTGRLLLRREGYPIDHKAVIDHCAKHNVVIEINANPWRLDLDWRWANYALEQGIMLSINPDAHQMSGYHHMKYGLLVGRKGGLTAEMTFNALSLEEITEHFKNKKAQATAHA from the coding sequence TTGGACAACGCTACAATACTTAAACAACTGAAACTGCAGGCTGCACTTATGGAGCTTCACGATGAAAACAGTTTTAAAATTCGTGGTTATCAAAATGCAGTATTCAATCTGGACAAAAGTGATATAGAACTTGCCACACTTAACCTTCAGGAACTTGAGCAACTAGATGGTGTAGGAAAAGGTATTGCGGCAACCATTTTTCAGATTTCGACAACGGGTGTTTCAGAAGCGCTCTCTGAGTATTTAGCCTCTACACCAGAGGGCATTGTTGAGCTATTGGATATCAAAGGCATCGGTCCAAAAAAGATAAAAGTTCTATGGAGAGAATTAGGGATCGAAAGTGGCCATGAACTGAAAGAAGCCGCTAATGCTGGTTTGGTCGCCAAATTGAAAGGTTTTGGAGATAAAACTCAACAGGTAATCATTGATGCCTTAGCGTTTAAAGAGGCTAATGCCAACAAGCTTCACTATGCGAATGCTGAGGCTTTGTTGGAAGAGGTTGTAGAGAAACTATCGGCAATTACTGACATTAAAGAAGTTAAGCCAATTGGTGGGCTAAGAAGAAACCTAGAGGTAATCGATCGCTTGGAAATACTTATCTCTGGCGATGATTTTGACGATATGGAAACCGCCATAAGTGATTTACCCGAATTCAAGCAGGATTTAAAAGCTAGCGGACCGATCACTTGGCGCGGTACATACAAAGAACATTTGGTACCATGTGAATTTACGTTTACCGATCCCAGTACATTTATTAAAGACCTTTTTCTACGCTCTGCAAGTGATCAACACCTCGGCACCGCGATAGTAGATAAACAAACTTTAAGAGATATTGTAAACAGTGGCAACTTCGATACCGAACAGGCAATTTACGCTGCGGCGGGTATGGACTATGTTTTACCTGAGTTAAGAGAAGGAACCTTTGAAATAGAGGCGGCCAAAAAGGGTAATCTTCCGAAACTTGTGGAAATGACCGATTTAAAAGGCATTCTTCACAATCACTCTACTTATAGCGACGGAAAACACAGCCTAGAACAAATGGCTACTTACTGCAAGGAGCTTGGCTATGAATATCTGGGGATTTGCGATCATAGTAAATCGGCATTCTATGCTAATGGCCTCAACGAAAACCGAATTATAGAACAACATGCGGAGATCGATCGGCTGAATGAACAACTTGCTCCTTTCAAAATTCTCAAAGGAATTGAATCAGATATCCTTTACGATGGCCAGCTTGACTATGAAGATGAAGTATTGGCCAGTTTTGATTTTATAGTCGCTTCTGTTCACTCCGTATTAAAAATGAATAAACAAAAAGCGACACAAAGGCTTTTAACAGCAATTGAAAATCCATATACCACAGTTTTGGGACACCCAACAGGTCGCTTGTTATTAAGAAGAGAAGGTTATCCGATTGACCACAAGGCCGTAATTGATCATTGCGCAAAGCACAATGTAGTCATTGAGATCAATGCCAACCCATGGCGTTTAGACCTTGATTGGCGTTGGGCAAATTATGCCTTAGAACAAGGTATTATGCTTTCGATTAACCCTGATGCTCACCAGATGTCTGGTTATCACCATATGAAATATGGCCTTTTAGTCGGCAGAAAAGGTGGTTTAACAGCCGAAATGACTTTCAATGCCCTTTCATTAGAAGAGATTACCGAACACTTTAAAAACAAAAAAGCACAAGCCACCGCGCATGCCTAA
- a CDS encoding glycosyltransferase family 9 protein, which yields MPKKVLIIRFSSIGDIVLTTPVIRVIKSQLDDVEVHYCTKKQYHSILEANPYIDKFHFLGDDLNELAKELKAEKFDFVVDLHNNLRTKILKAKLSTKSEAFPKLNWEKWLVVNFKINKLPNIHIVDRYLEAAKPLGVKKDLLGLDYFIPEKDEIEEDWLPKTHQKSFVAFAIGGQHETKKLTLDRMIELCDKINKPIILLGGKEDAENGAKIEAFFDRAGETEENRESMEALGKNAEIYNACGKFNINQSASIIKKASYVFTHDTGMMHIAAAMNKNIFSIWGNTIPEFGMYPYQTKFTLLENKKISCRPCSKIGYDKCPKGHFKCMNDIIFDFWLP from the coding sequence ATGCCTAAAAAAGTACTCATTATTCGGTTTTCGTCCATTGGAGATATTGTCCTCACTACTCCTGTGATTAGGGTGATTAAATCTCAACTGGATGATGTTGAAGTACACTACTGTACCAAAAAGCAATATCATAGTATTCTTGAGGCCAACCCGTATATTGATAAGTTTCACTTTCTAGGGGACGATCTAAATGAACTTGCTAAAGAATTAAAGGCTGAAAAATTCGATTTCGTTGTCGATTTACACAACAACCTTAGAACGAAAATTCTCAAGGCGAAACTGAGTACAAAAAGCGAGGCTTTCCCTAAGTTAAATTGGGAGAAATGGTTAGTAGTAAATTTTAAAATCAATAAGCTACCCAACATCCATATTGTCGATCGGTACTTGGAGGCTGCTAAACCCTTAGGGGTAAAAAAGGATCTTTTGGGACTGGACTACTTTATTCCTGAAAAGGACGAGATTGAAGAAGACTGGCTACCAAAAACACATCAAAAGAGTTTTGTAGCATTTGCGATTGGCGGCCAACATGAAACTAAAAAACTCACGCTGGACCGTATGATCGAGTTGTGTGACAAAATCAACAAACCGATAATTCTACTCGGCGGCAAAGAAGATGCTGAAAATGGTGCTAAAATCGAAGCTTTCTTTGACCGAGCAGGTGAAACTGAGGAAAACCGTGAATCTATGGAGGCACTAGGTAAGAATGCCGAAATCTATAATGCTTGTGGTAAATTCAACATCAATCAGTCAGCCTCTATTATAAAAAAAGCGTCTTATGTTTTTACACATGATACTGGTATGATGCACATAGCGGCGGCTATGAACAAAAACATATTCTCTATTTGGGGAAATACCATTCCAGAATTCGGCATGTACCCGTACCAAACCAAATTCACGCTTTTAGAAAACAAGAAGATTTCCTGTCGGCCATGTTCTAAAATTGGTTACGACAAATGTCCAAAAGGGCACTTTAAGTGTATGAATGATATCATTTTTGATTTTTGGCTGCCATGA
- a CDS encoding M23 family metallopeptidase, translating to MKVILKLVFQVVFCFSFLIPCKAQHLNFNVYYVIDDNDDYVFYCNNTTGENQHLVVSFNKILGLRANTSLPYAANVGDGKRMLFKLQREGLESFKDFSFNYSIYAAKANPKIRNIKYALPIKAGKSVEVKELTELKELFDEKTVSDKLYGLAFMSSFNDTIYASRSGVVKEIEQYDSATGNSLIYNKRGNYIEIEHRDGTIATYSLFKNKSSFVKEGDDIVVGSPLAIVAGSNYDLGPHFVMTISYLKYKYDKNLDSDDWYTIGYVVPKFQTFRYNLTELQGNSIYTAVFDDELITQEMTRKQKKKYLKSKR from the coding sequence ATGAAGGTCATTTTAAAACTAGTATTTCAGGTAGTTTTTTGCTTCTCTTTTTTAATTCCATGTAAAGCACAGCACCTTAATTTTAATGTTTACTATGTAATTGATGATAATGATGACTACGTTTTCTATTGTAATAATACGACTGGAGAAAATCAGCATTTAGTGGTCTCATTTAATAAAATATTAGGTTTAAGAGCTAATACTAGTTTACCATATGCTGCTAACGTAGGCGATGGAAAGCGAATGCTATTTAAGTTGCAAAGAGAAGGACTGGAGTCATTTAAGGACTTTTCTTTCAATTATTCAATATATGCCGCTAAAGCAAATCCTAAAATTAGAAATATAAAATATGCATTACCTATCAAGGCTGGCAAGTCGGTAGAGGTCAAGGAACTTACCGAGCTTAAAGAGTTATTTGATGAAAAGACCGTTTCGGACAAACTTTATGGACTTGCATTCATGTCCTCTTTCAATGATACCATTTATGCTTCTCGGTCAGGGGTTGTTAAAGAAATTGAGCAATATGATTCTGCTACTGGAAATAGCTTGATCTATAATAAAAGAGGTAATTATATCGAAATTGAACATCGTGATGGTACAATAGCCACTTACTCTTTGTTTAAGAATAAATCAAGCTTTGTAAAAGAGGGTGATGATATTGTTGTTGGATCACCATTAGCGATTGTAGCTGGGTCTAATTATGATCTTGGGCCACATTTTGTAATGACAATTTCATATCTGAAATACAAGTACGATAAAAATCTGGACTCAGATGATTGGTATACTATCGGATACGTAGTCCCAAAGTTTCAAACTTTTCGCTACAATCTAACCGAACTTCAAGGCAATTCAATTTATACTGCTGTGTTCGATGATGAGCTGATCACACAAGAGATGACTAGGAAACAGAAAAAGAAGTATTTAAAATCTAAACGTTAA
- a CDS encoding peptidoglycan DD-metalloendopeptidase family protein yields the protein MRILFKIVALSLIITFGHNTINAQPRVRLTREQDRNNPEDYIIYANNPTGEDRHVVVIFTDLVGYTSSLANPPAVNIGPGRSKLLRMKRDELTSGATFQFEYYTHPGVANPKIKKVDYVLPVDPGKTVSVKKLTDARLSFGGASAENIYYGLAFTGNEGDTIRAVRGGMVQEIVQDQDTEGQNVVFSKTKNYLTIKHADGTIASYDIFKSKSAMVEEGDEVLAGAPLALLTGENYQMGPNFRLSIRYLKFTYSKALKSNEWYSYHYIKPKFSTAKEGVRELQGNYTYTAVLNDDLITQDMSRKQKKKYLKSKR from the coding sequence ATGAGAATACTTTTTAAAATCGTCGCCCTAAGTCTTATTATCACTTTTGGTCACAACACGATCAATGCTCAACCCAGAGTAAGATTGACTCGAGAGCAGGATAGAAATAATCCAGAAGACTATATTATCTATGCCAATAACCCGACGGGAGAAGATCGGCATGTTGTGGTCATTTTTACTGATTTGGTTGGTTATACTTCTTCCTTAGCTAACCCGCCAGCAGTAAATATTGGGCCTGGCAGGAGTAAGCTCTTGAGAATGAAAAGAGATGAGCTGACAAGTGGTGCTACTTTCCAGTTTGAATATTACACGCACCCTGGGGTTGCTAATCCAAAAATCAAGAAGGTAGATTATGTTTTGCCAGTAGATCCCGGCAAAACTGTTTCCGTGAAGAAATTAACTGATGCGAGACTTTCTTTTGGTGGTGCATCTGCTGAAAATATTTATTACGGTTTGGCTTTTACTGGAAACGAAGGCGATACTATTCGCGCTGTTCGTGGTGGCATGGTTCAAGAGATAGTTCAAGATCAAGATACTGAGGGGCAAAATGTGGTTTTTTCCAAAACCAAAAACTACTTGACCATAAAACATGCTGATGGAACCATTGCCAGTTATGATATTTTTAAAAGCAAATCAGCCATGGTTGAAGAAGGAGATGAGGTTTTGGCAGGGGCGCCTTTAGCTTTGCTTACAGGTGAGAACTATCAAATGGGACCAAATTTTAGGTTGAGTATACGCTATTTGAAATTTACTTACTCTAAAGCACTCAAATCTAATGAGTGGTACTCCTACCATTACATCAAACCAAAGTTTAGTACAGCGAAAGAGGGAGTTAGGGAGCTTCAAGGCAACTATACCTATACAGCCGTACTGAATGATGATTTAATTACTCAAGACATGTCTAGGAAACAGAAAAAGAAATACTTAAAATCTAAACGTTAA
- the argH gene encoding argininosuccinate lyase, whose amino-acid sequence MKLWQKETNVSEIVERYTVGRDLEFDIQLAPYDVLGSLAHTEMLASIGLLEQQEKALIHKELKSIYQDIADGDFEIQSGVEDIHSQIELLLTDRLGDVGKKIHSGRSRNDQVLVDLKLFMRQEIQEITHGVSTLFDRLLLLSDRHKETLMPGYTHMQVAMPSSFGLWFGAYAESLVDDLHVLHAAYKIVNKNPLGSGAGYGSSFPLNRRLTTDLLGFEDLNYNVVYAMMGRGKAEKSLATGMAAVAGSLSKFAMDVCLYMGQDFGFLSFPDELTTGSSIMPHKKNPDVFELMRGKCNRIQALPNDIALLTANLPVGYHREMQLIKEVLFPAIQDLKDCLFMCDFMLQKVVISTGLVDKDKYKYLFSVEETNKLVLSGVPFRDAYKQVGLAIEKGEFNPQKLVNHSHEGSIGQLNLDEIQSLKETVVEQFNFAVWNTRIKQLVSS is encoded by the coding sequence ATGAAACTCTGGCAAAAAGAAACAAATGTCTCTGAAATTGTAGAACGCTATACCGTCGGTCGAGACTTGGAATTTGATATTCAATTGGCGCCTTATGATGTGCTAGGCTCATTGGCACACACCGAAATGTTGGCTTCGATTGGTTTATTAGAGCAACAAGAGAAAGCACTGATTCATAAAGAATTGAAGTCCATTTATCAAGATATAGCGGACGGTGATTTTGAAATTCAGTCTGGTGTTGAAGATATACATTCTCAAATCGAGCTTTTGCTGACCGATCGTTTAGGTGATGTGGGCAAGAAGATCCATAGTGGCAGGTCACGAAACGATCAAGTTTTAGTTGATCTGAAGCTATTTATGCGGCAGGAAATCCAAGAAATAACCCATGGAGTTTCGACACTTTTTGATCGTTTACTTTTGCTGAGCGATCGGCATAAGGAAACTTTAATGCCTGGGTATACCCATATGCAAGTAGCTATGCCATCTTCTTTCGGCCTTTGGTTTGGCGCCTATGCCGAAAGCTTGGTCGATGACTTACACGTGCTTCATGCTGCCTATAAAATCGTCAATAAAAACCCGCTGGGTTCTGGGGCGGGTTACGGATCATCATTCCCATTAAACCGTCGTTTGACAACAGATTTATTAGGCTTCGAAGATTTGAATTATAACGTGGTTTATGCCATGATGGGGCGCGGAAAAGCCGAAAAGTCTTTAGCTACTGGTATGGCGGCAGTCGCTGGTTCGCTTTCTAAATTTGCCATGGATGTCTGTTTGTATATGGGGCAAGACTTTGGTTTTCTTTCCTTTCCAGATGAGCTGACAACGGGGTCGAGTATTATGCCTCATAAGAAAAACCCAGACGTATTTGAATTAATGCGGGGTAAGTGTAATCGAATTCAAGCGCTCCCCAATGATATTGCTTTGTTAACTGCGAATTTACCCGTCGGGTACCATAGAGAAATGCAACTGATTAAGGAAGTCCTTTTTCCGGCAATTCAGGATTTGAAAGACTGCTTATTTATGTGCGATTTTATGCTTCAAAAAGTAGTTATCAGTACTGGCCTAGTTGATAAGGACAAATACAAATATCTCTTCAGCGTAGAGGAAACGAATAAGTTGGTGTTGAGCGGTGTGCCATTTCGAGACGCTTACAAACAAGTGGGCCTTGCGATTGAAAAAGGAGAATTCAACCCTCAAAAACTCGTGAATCACTCCCATGAAGGTAGTATTGGACAATTGAACTTAGACGAGATTCAAAGCTTGAAGGAAACGGTGGTTGAACAATTCAACTTTGCTGTATGGAATACTAGGATAAAGCAGTTAGTCTCATCGTAA
- a CDS encoding M20 family metallo-hydrolase: protein MAMDALTIEAVDLLKALIKTPSFSKEEDQTADIISDFLSKKAVAVDRVGNNIWAKNLNFDPNKPTILLNSHHDTVKPNSGYTNDPFDAKIEDEKLYGLGSNDAGGCLVSLIATFLNYYAKPNLAYNLILAASAEEEISGKGGIENLVPHLPAIDFAIVGEPTQMNLAIAEKGLMVLDCVAKGKSGHAARNEGKNAIYKAIEDIDWFKTHEFEEISETLGPIKMSVTVIEAGKQHNVVPDECKFVVDVRTTDILSNLETLKIIEENVSSTVKPRSTRLNPSGIPKNHPIVKAGLELGKQTYGSPTLSDQALMPFPSLKLGPGDSARSHTADEYIYLSEIENGIKDYIKILDKLL from the coding sequence ATGGCAATGGATGCATTAACGATCGAGGCAGTTGACCTACTGAAAGCACTTATTAAAACACCGTCTTTTAGTAAAGAAGAAGATCAAACTGCTGATATTATTAGTGATTTCTTGAGCAAGAAAGCAGTTGCAGTTGATAGAGTTGGAAACAACATATGGGCCAAGAATTTAAATTTTGACCCCAATAAACCGACCATTTTACTCAACTCGCATCACGATACAGTGAAGCCCAACAGTGGGTATACAAATGACCCCTTTGACGCGAAAATAGAAGACGAAAAGTTATACGGTTTAGGAAGTAATGATGCAGGAGGCTGTTTGGTTTCTTTAATAGCCACCTTCTTGAATTATTATGCCAAACCGAATTTGGCTTACAATCTGATTTTAGCCGCCTCAGCGGAGGAAGAAATCTCAGGAAAAGGAGGTATAGAAAATCTTGTGCCCCATTTACCAGCGATTGATTTTGCGATAGTTGGAGAACCCACACAAATGAATTTGGCCATTGCTGAAAAGGGGTTGATGGTGTTGGACTGTGTGGCCAAGGGAAAATCAGGGCATGCCGCCAGAAATGAAGGAAAAAATGCAATTTACAAGGCCATTGAAGATATTGATTGGTTTAAAACTCATGAATTTGAGGAGATATCTGAGACTCTGGGGCCTATTAAAATGAGCGTTACGGTCATAGAAGCAGGAAAACAGCACAATGTAGTACCTGATGAATGCAAATTTGTGGTGGATGTTCGGACTACGGATATTTTGTCTAACCTAGAAACGCTCAAAATCATTGAGGAAAACGTAAGTAGCACTGTAAAACCAAGGTCCACTCGGCTAAATCCATCTGGTATTCCAAAGAATCATCCCATTGTAAAAGCGGGTCTTGAACTGGGCAAACAAACTTATGGATCGCCTACACTTTCCGATCAAGCTTTAATGCCCTTTCCGTCTTTGAAACTGGGGCCTGGCGACTCGGCAAGATCGCACACCGCTGATGAATATATTTACTTGTCTGAAATTGAAAACGGAATTAAAGACTACATTAAAATTCTGGACAAACTACTTTAG
- the argB gene encoding acetylglutamate kinase: MKELTIVKVGGKVIDDHEALASFLDAFTDVPSPKILVHGGGKVASDFGERLGITPKLIDGRRITDAPTLELVIMVYGGLVNKNIVAQLQARSENAIGLTGADANVMSAVKRPVSQVDYGFVGDVTKEDVGVSTLSKLIEAELTPVFCPLTHDKQGNLLNTNADTIASILGVAMAENYRVNLIYCFEQNGVLEDFGKKIVIKVLYRDRYDKLKSEGTIHAGMIPKLDNAFNALEGGVHQVKIGSFQSLKALLLGELGTKITIN; encoded by the coding sequence ATGAAGGAGTTAACAATAGTCAAAGTCGGGGGTAAGGTGATTGATGACCACGAAGCCCTTGCATCTTTTCTGGATGCTTTTACCGATGTACCTAGCCCGAAAATACTAGTTCACGGTGGAGGTAAAGTGGCATCCGATTTTGGAGAGCGATTGGGAATAACCCCTAAACTCATTGATGGACGAAGAATTACGGATGCACCAACTTTAGAACTAGTGATCATGGTTTATGGTGGTTTGGTCAATAAAAATATTGTAGCCCAACTGCAAGCAAGATCAGAAAATGCCATAGGATTGACGGGTGCAGACGCCAATGTAATGTCGGCGGTCAAAAGACCCGTTTCACAAGTGGATTATGGTTTTGTAGGAGATGTGACAAAGGAGGATGTTGGCGTATCCACTTTGTCTAAGTTGATTGAAGCCGAATTGACACCGGTTTTTTGCCCATTGACCCATGACAAGCAGGGTAATTTACTTAATACAAATGCTGATACTATTGCGAGTATCTTAGGCGTGGCTATGGCTGAAAACTACCGAGTAAATTTGATTTACTGCTTTGAACAAAACGGCGTTTTGGAAGACTTTGGAAAGAAAATAGTTATTAAGGTTTTATACAGAGATCGGTACGATAAGCTGAAAAGTGAGGGTACAATTCATGCAGGGATGATCCCGAAACTAGACAATGCCTTCAATGCACTTGAAGGTGGAGTTCACCAAGTTAAAATCGGTTCATTTCAGTCGCTAAAAGCCTTGTTACTTGGTGAATTAGGAACTAAAATCACCATAAATTGA